The following proteins are co-located in the Sphingomonas panacis genome:
- a CDS encoding competence/damage-inducible protein A, producing the protein MNERIWTAALAVIGDEILSGRTQDKNVAQLASWLNVQGIRLVEVRIVPDTSEAIVEAVNALRARNDYLFTTGGIGPTHDDITVDAIAAALGVGVVYHPEALAALDAYYATRGGLTEARKRMARVPEGAGLIENRMSGAPGIHVENIYVMAGVPHITAGMLDALTGTLEGGRPVVAGTIGCWVAESEIADLLGATERAFPGVSIGSYPFFRDGRTGANFVVRATDAALVDTCLAELTARLEELGYAVTAGGI; encoded by the coding sequence ATGAACGAGCGCATCTGGACGGCCGCGCTGGCGGTGATAGGCGACGAAATCCTGTCCGGCCGGACTCAGGACAAGAATGTCGCGCAATTGGCGAGCTGGCTCAACGTGCAGGGCATACGGCTCGTCGAGGTGCGGATCGTGCCCGACACGAGCGAGGCGATCGTCGAGGCAGTCAATGCGTTGCGCGCGCGCAACGATTACCTGTTCACCACCGGCGGCATCGGCCCGACGCATGACGACATCACCGTCGATGCGATCGCCGCCGCTTTGGGGGTAGGGGTGGTGTACCATCCCGAAGCGTTGGCCGCGCTCGATGCGTATTACGCGACGCGCGGCGGGCTGACCGAGGCGCGCAAGCGCATGGCGCGCGTGCCAGAAGGAGCGGGGCTGATCGAGAACCGCATGTCGGGCGCGCCCGGCATTCATGTCGAGAACATCTATGTGATGGCCGGTGTGCCGCACATCACCGCAGGTATGCTCGATGCGCTGACCGGCACGCTGGAAGGTGGGCGTCCCGTCGTCGCGGGGACGATCGGCTGCTGGGTGGCCGAAAGCGAGATCGCCGACCTGCTCGGCGCGACCGAGCGCGCTTTTCCCGGCGTGTCGATCGGCAGCTATCCGTTCTTCCGCGATGGCCGCACCGGCGCGAATTTCGTCGTGCGTGCGACAGATGCGGCGCTGGTCGACACTTGTCTTGCCGAACTGACCGCGCGGCTGGAAGAGCTCGGATACGCCGTAACCGCTGGCGGCATCTAG